One genomic window of Mycolicibacterium neoaurum includes the following:
- a CDS encoding DUF3556 domain-containing protein, whose amino-acid sequence MTFTKPTLPADIDPATWPRLPRWQRLQIMTRHWTDNGFGTPHGVYVLYVVKIAAYLVGAAAVISLTPGLGGLGELTSWWTQPIVYQKLVVFTLLFEVLGLGCGSGPLTLRFVPPLGGFLYWLRPGTIRLPPWPDRIPLTRGDTRTVADVALYAVVLCSLVWTLLAPGVGGPVTARGDVGLLDPMLVVPTLAALVLLGLRDKTVFLAARAEHYALTLIVFFFPITDQIAAFKLILLALWWGAATSKLNHHFPYVMAVMMSNNPVLIPAKWAKRLMWRDATHDLRPSALPRLLAHVGGTLSEFVVPFYLVFFAPSEGPLLWAAVLYMVAFHLTIASTIPMGVPLEWNAFFIVSLFYLYGGYGDYRVSDMDSPLLLAILAVSLVAVPVVGNLLPDKVSFLPAMRYYAGNWAASAWCLRPGVEDRIEANVTKCSALANRQLATLYGPQIAEVMLDKMMAWRSMHTHGRALNGLVARAVDDETGYVVRDGEYMAGPLIGWNFGEGHLHNEQLIEALQRRCDFAEGDVRVVLLEGQPIHRSWQAYRIVDAKTGVVERGYVEVADMIARQPWPEPGDVFPVRLQGTERTVGAR is encoded by the coding sequence ATGACGTTCACCAAGCCCACGCTGCCCGCGGATATCGACCCGGCCACTTGGCCCCGGCTGCCACGCTGGCAGCGGCTGCAGATCATGACCCGGCACTGGACCGACAACGGTTTCGGTACCCCCCACGGCGTGTATGTGCTCTACGTCGTCAAGATCGCCGCTTATCTCGTGGGCGCGGCGGCCGTCATCTCCCTGACGCCCGGCCTGGGCGGTCTCGGTGAGTTGACCAGCTGGTGGACCCAACCCATCGTGTACCAGAAGCTGGTGGTGTTCACCCTGCTGTTCGAGGTGCTCGGGTTGGGCTGCGGCTCGGGGCCGCTGACACTGCGCTTCGTGCCCCCGCTCGGCGGATTCCTGTACTGGTTACGTCCCGGCACCATCCGGCTGCCACCCTGGCCGGACAGGATTCCGCTGACCCGTGGCGACACCCGCACCGTGGCCGATGTCGCGTTGTACGCCGTGGTGCTCTGCTCCCTGGTGTGGACGCTGCTGGCGCCTGGCGTGGGCGGACCGGTCACCGCTCGTGGCGATGTCGGGTTGCTCGACCCGATGCTCGTCGTGCCGACACTGGCGGCCCTGGTGCTGCTGGGGCTGCGGGACAAGACCGTGTTCCTTGCCGCCCGCGCCGAGCACTACGCACTGACACTGATCGTGTTCTTCTTCCCGATCACCGACCAGATCGCGGCGTTCAAACTCATTCTGCTGGCGCTGTGGTGGGGCGCGGCCACCTCCAAGCTCAACCACCATTTCCCCTATGTGATGGCGGTGATGATGAGCAACAACCCCGTGCTCATCCCGGCCAAGTGGGCGAAGCGGCTCATGTGGCGCGACGCGACGCACGACCTGCGCCCGTCGGCGCTGCCGCGACTGTTGGCCCATGTCGGTGGCACCCTCTCGGAGTTCGTGGTGCCCTTCTACCTGGTGTTCTTCGCCCCGTCGGAGGGTCCGCTGCTGTGGGCCGCGGTGCTCTACATGGTGGCCTTCCACCTCACCATCGCCTCCACCATCCCGATGGGTGTGCCGCTGGAGTGGAACGCCTTCTTCATCGTGTCGCTGTTCTACCTATACGGCGGCTATGGCGACTACCGCGTCAGCGATATGGATTCCCCGCTGCTGCTGGCCATCCTGGCCGTCTCTCTGGTGGCGGTGCCGGTGGTGGGAAACCTGTTGCCGGACAAGGTGTCCTTCCTGCCGGCGATGCGGTACTACGCGGGCAACTGGGCGGCCAGTGCATGGTGTCTGCGCCCCGGCGTGGAGGACCGGATCGAGGCCAACGTCACCAAGTGCTCCGCACTGGCCAACCGGCAGTTGGCCACGCTGTACGGCCCACAGATCGCCGAGGTGATGCTCGACAAGATGATGGCCTGGCGTTCCATGCACACCCACGGCCGTGCGCTCAACGGTCTGGTCGCCCGTGCGGTCGACGACGAGACCGGGTATGTGGTGCGCGACGGCGAGTACATGGCCGGGCCGCTGATCGGCTGGAACTTCGGTGAGGGACACCTACACAACGAACAGTTGATCGAGGCCCTGCAGCGGCGCTGCGATTTCGCCGAGGGCGATGTGCGTGTGGTGTTGCTGGAGGGGCAGCCCATCCACCGCAGCTGGCAGGCCTACCGCATCGTCGACGCGAAAACCGGCGTCGTCGAACGCGGTTACGTCGAGGTGGCCGATATGATCGCTCGCCAACCCTGGCCGGAGCCCGGGGACGTCTTCCCGGTGCGCCTGCAGGGCACCGAACGCACCGTAGGGGCCCGTTGA